acgcttgacgctcattttcagcgtcaaaagacatcacgtgactaaaaatgacgaatggctatctttattttcagtCACGTGAtatcttttgacgctgaaaatgagcgtcaagcgtcagcgtgaaaaggcacctttaaGGTGGaagcacataaaattacaggaGCCATAAGGCAGAATGCAGAAGCcatagcgcatgcgctatagtattacattttgcCATGGACAGATAAAGTAATACcatagcgcatgcgctatgGCGTCTGCATTCTGCCTTATGGCtcctgtaattttatgtgcttCCACCtttaagattcgactatgaataccggcctacgTCTAGCCCTGACGTCAATGCCCTAAGAGCAAAAAGTCGACTTTAAGTTGacttaggccggtattcatagtcaaatcttatttcaagatcgtctcaagcaatgtcttaagatgctaatacggctctgtgattggttgatggcatcttaagacagtacttaagatgatcttaaatataagatccgactatgaataccggccttaaaAGTCGACTTCATCGAAACTTGATTTGGCCTGCATGAAGTCGACTTTTTTAAGGACGAAAGTCGACTTATAGTCGGCGAATGACCCAAAAAATGTCGACTAAAAGTCGACTTCCCGTTATAACGAAAAGTTGACTTTCCGGCAACTTTAAACGTCAGATTTCAGTCACTTTCTATGCAGGAGATCTATTGTACTGCCTATataccgacaactatcggtgtcgttgcacagatattttatatggcaaaAAGCCTGCACAACGACGCCGATAGTTGTCAGTAGCCGGTACAGAATAGGGCCCCAGATCGAAAACGCAGAATTTATAGATggaagtaaatttttaaggtTATGAATAGATGTTTAACTCGTTCTGTCAAATATAAGGAAAAGTTTTCGGGATAATTCTCAAAACATCGGAGAAATAGACGTAATTTTTGCTGCTTTATTATCGTGATTCTGAACCTCCTGTTTCAAACAAATCATTATGGTGGTGATATTCTTATTCCTAATTAAGTTATCTGTGATTTATGATaactcaataaataatttggcaGACGTTTCGTTTTCCGATGCATTAGTAACTACGCCGATCCTCTTTTTCTTGTCGGCCCAAGCACGAAATCTTTTACGTCTAATGAATGACGCAGATTGAGCAATAGCACTGATAACACACAGGATATATGCGCTTCCCGAACGCAGCCCTAGTCGTGACTTTTTCTCAACTTCTAGAAGTCAACTATTTAGAAGTCGACATTTAGTTGACTTTCTGTCAACTTCTAGAAGTCGACTTCCTGTCAACTGTGCTCTTAGggtgctgttatttcattggttaagtaagtctcaagtcgactcgaagctagacttaagacaattcttgggacgggattcatagaccgatcttaagctcaagcattggcttagtttacatcgtcaaaaccttagtacgcgtattaagtttggtgcgcaccaaagccttagtacgggcgcgtttacatcgaatgtactaagcatgtactgtgaaaaatataatacaaatttaattcatgttgatgtctcctactaaaacattttcacaccggtttttagattttagcactgaggttatgctcaattgctaaattctctctaaaatgcgttttatgcgtttacatcgacatttgtatcacttggtacgcgtatcagtttagtacgatactcctacttgatacgctcgtaccaaattgatccggcagcgtttacatcgtgcgtactaaatatttagtacgaatttgatacgaatatggtacctaatacgcgtatcaaatgcacgatgtaaactaagccattacttgagacgatcttaaaataagattcgactatgaataccgaccttagaatgagaaaaaatatacttgtcttatggtctgttctttctagcttaaagtaagacaagtatattttttctcattctaacttattgcaccagtgcaacagtacagctagaaagaacagaccacatCTCTCTCGCACCTCTTCTGGACACCGTTTTCTATACACAAACTGGGTAAGAGGCCAAAATCCATAAAACTAGGGGTGCGTTCCGAAAtctactgccagtactgacagtactgTTTTTTCGTTCCGAAATCGTTTTCAGCGTGCTGTCAGCAACTGTAAATTACTAtctattctacaaaaatagacCCTAGGGAATTACTGACTTTCGGctaattttacacattgtcCGGAGGTAGTGCAAATTCAGTAAAGCATATGGCCGCCGTCCGCCGTACattaatgtgtataattaaaattgacgagattgttaaaaaattaattgtaacaatgGAAACTGTTCGATACGAACTTATTGATGGCAACAATAACATTTATGAAGTGTTTCTGAAAATCACGCGATGATTATAtcacacaatattttgttcaataatgaaataatagagaaattctatttttttattataattcctACCTAAAATGTGCTTTGAATCCTTCATCCGAAAGTAAagcaataacattttcaatataattttttatgcgtggCCTTAATTCCAATGGTCTACGCTTAGTAATCATGTTTAAGACATTTAGAATTTCTTCCTCATCGTCTGATGAACTGTCACTGTCACTATTAATAACATTCACAATACCTTGCactgcaattataattgcattgaCATTTGCCATAATTAGATTGTATAAAGTTAGGTTTTTATGATGGCATCAACAGTTGCTGGTTTGACTGTAAACGCATTCCGTTTTTTAGTGTTGCCAGTATTCACTGGCGTTTCGGAACAGCTCAAACCCAGTAACTTCAGTAGcagtactgtcagtactgtCAGTAGATTTCGGAACGCACCCTAGAGAGGATAATGTTGGCAACGCTTCAAATCTCTAGgatccataaatttattttttgaggtTTTCAGCACTGTTGAAGCGTAAGAGTGTGCACAGAGCAGTACAGAGTGTGTACAGAAATAAAGTGTTGTGACAGGTGTAGTAAATAAcctcattttttacaaattattttataaatttttgttatatgtaatgtttttacCTGTACTGTATGATTGCCATAGAGTGTAGTAAATTTTGGACAAGCTAGGAGAATAggaaattaaaagagaaagagaggaaactTCAAGAAATTTGGAGTGATATAGAAAGCAAGGACGatgataatattgatttattaataatattgtacaaattatcCCAAGTTGTCggtgataaataatttaaaagattttttttaaccaattACAGGTATCAATATAATCATTGATATCATTATAATTGAGGTAAAAAATGAGGTTATTTACTACACCTGTCACAACACTTTATTTCTGTACACACTCTGGGggtctattcttgaatttattcgcaagagaaacgtattcgcaaattctgatcttacagaaaagttggaaatttattggctatcgtatggctattaaccaataaacttacaactttctgttagagcgagtatttgcgtatacgtttctcttgcgaatgacttcaagaataggggcccaggggctcgattcttgaatttattcgcaagagaaacgtattcgcaaattctgttcttacagaaaagttgaaaatttattggctatcgtatggcttttaaccaataaacttgcaacttttctgttagagcgggtatttgcgcatacgttttcttgcaaatgaattcaagaatcgagcccctgtaCTGCTCCGgggaaaattttcaaattttctgtaagaacagaatttgcgaatacgtttctcttgcaaatgaattcaagaatcgagcccctgtgCACACTCTTACGCTTCAACAGTGCTGAAAacctcaaaaaataaatttatggatcCTAGAGATTTGAAGCGTTGCCAACATTATCCTCTCTAGTTTTATGGATTTTGGCCTCTTACCCACAAACTGTAGGCAATTGCCGGTCCATATCTGTAAGGTCTATGGTCAAAACCTTGCGttatggttatgtcaattcatgtgcgAAGGCCCTTACGGCGGAATTTGAGCTGGACGAAATACTGATCTTTTTGATGATTCAAATTTAATCGATAATCACTAATCGAGCAGATTTAAGGAGAGATTATCTGTAATGGATTTTATTACATGGCATCCTGTAGTATTAGAGCTGCAGGATTTATTAAACAAGATTTTCtttcaataacattaataataataataatagtaatttttaatttcagctTGTTATGACTAATTCAATGGCAATAGTATGCAACATTCTTGGAATAGATAGAGTAACCATgaacaataaaacaattctAATCGAGGAACAACATGGTAccaatgcaaattttttgataaatgctATTTTATCGCATGCATTAAAAAGGCTAAATGCTGGCATTTGCCTCGTACATTGTCACAATACTTTTGGCCACTACCACAATATTGGCATGCGCCTTGGCTACAATCTTCTGaatctaaaagaaaaaggaCAGATCACTGTTGTTGAACCTATGAAAATCATTGCTAACAATATTACTGATACATGTGAAAATTCTACAAATCGAACAAAAACAATTCCAAATGTTACATCCAAAGACCATGTAGATATTGCACGTAGACTCTTTGAATGTATTGAAGAGAAATACAATGAAGTGGCAAGGTTGACTAAATCTGTCATTCTCATTATCGACGATATAAACCATCTTCTCAATCTAGGTCTTAGTGTACGCgacattatgtattttatgagATACTTGAGATCATTCATATTGTCATGTCCCTTGTCACAGCTTTGTATTCTTGCACATGTGTATCAAGAAAATTGGACTTCAAATGCAAACATAATAGCTAATGCCTTGAAATACACAGCACATCTGTGTGTTACGACACAATCATTCAAGACGGGACATTCCATCGATTTATCTGGTAAATTGATTGTTTGTTGGAAGACAGATTCCATTAGGTCTAAATATCACTGGCCGAAGGAAATAGTGCATCTATTTAAGTTGCTAGATTGGCAAGTGAAGATTTGTGCGCCTGGTGCAGTGTCTATCTTATCATAGTTAACaacttatttgttataatcAGTTTCTAATAAcctaatcatttttaatttttatatattataattcttatatgttaaaatagatgaaaaaattagagaaaatcaatgttttgttattttcttaatcTATATTAATCTATACATCTGcattatactttaaattaattcaaatattttagaaacattttcaTGGAAACATTCAAAAAGGTTCATAAACATGAGGGTAAAAGATGCTTAATTTTTGAGataagagaaattttattgtataaaatggtAGAAAATATCCTGAAAATGACAACTATTGTCGAGATATGCTAGAAtaaagtgtaaaatatttcacaaaatatcTACACACGTGTGCGGGTACCTCCCCCCCCACTTGATTGTATAGAAAGTTTTGAACattgcacatttttttatgcaaaaattctaaaagaattctataaattataaaatatttgttatataaaatattggaataaacgtttttaaaatattgtgatataagatgttgcaaaaagtttctaaaatcTGTCATATAAAGGAGAGGTACTATGAAAGGGATAATTTTCTTTGGCATGAATTTCTGAAAATATggtaatagatatttaaaatgtctACTAAATGTATACCTACTAAATGTGTTTATTCACcttcaataaaaatgtgatacaAAATCTtcagtattaattaaatttaagaaaattttagctGTTTCAAAAGTAGAAAATCTTTAGTCCCTTTTATAAGTGGGTTGTTTTGAATGGAACATGTCATAAACATGAATGTCATAAAAAGGACATGTTAAAGAAAGACTTTGTCAGTTGTTACAATTTTAAGccttaaaactataaaattacaaaatatgtttctCTAGTAATAtagatttcaaataaaatatgctccaataaaaaaattaacacttttttttagtcAATCTATTGTAGCAATCTCATTTTTTGTGTCAGTTTTCCGCAGCAATTTTTAGTGTCAAAGTATATTGATATGTTAATTTCTTAACTTGAATTACATACATAGGGCAGCGATTATGAATCTTTATCACTTTTCACTGGTAAgtaaatgaaaagtaaaatgtgataaaaggaaaaatgaaaagttttatcatataaattattaatgtaaaaatatgacaataatacaataaacaggtcaatatatcgagccaagacaaattttcctaatatattataatttattaaataaacataattataaacacgACTAATAACCAgctgtgttaaaaaatgttaaatttcgaaacgttttgactatacttagtcctcttcagtcataataaattgtatgaaCTTAAATACGAATGAAATAACAgacacgaaaatataattaaacagttaaaaaatgatgaccaTTGAACAACCATAAAACAGCGTATATCGTATCAAAatgtcataataaataaaaacgtgaactaataaataatacaattaaatgaataataaaatgaaaaataatgaaatttttccgcaagttattttcatattaaaataaaactaaaagataaaaaacgaTGGAATATGTGttatgaataacataaactgatatgcgtattgtaaaaaactgtaaacttatatatgttgATCCCAGATCTtcaaacacaatattaaaacgaGCAACAAACAGAGTATATACGACAAAGCGTTAAAGACCAGTGTAACGTTCGGTAGTCAGGCAGAATGAGCGAAACTTATTTTCCGTTAGTCATTTTCGACAAAATGTcgacaaaatttgacaaaatgtaaaaatataattatagtatataaaatgtaatgcataatctatatacatataagtacCGGGATGTATTTGTATGTTCGCAAACTACTccgtcatttgtggtccgatCTTCTTCCAACGGAtctcaaaattttccaaatttttcaaagaatgCTTCCATGGACTTGGTTTTTCGATATAcaagttttttcaaaaaggatttttaaaaatgtacgtaACAAcctacatttttgaaaataaattcgcGCTTAAATTTTTAGGTCATGGAAAAATAtgatggggggggggggatacaGGCActatctattatataaaaatatcgggATGTCCGTATTTTCTGTATGTTCACGAACTCCTTCGTCATTTGTGTTCCAATTCTAATGCAAAAAATCTcattttgttctaaattttaCGAGGATTGCTACtatgggtgcgttcggggagacgctattagcgctaccagcatcagtccgtcttcattactcattaaaagtaaaacaaggataaactgatgctgatagcgctaatagcgtctcctcgAACACACCCTATAAATTTGGTTTTTCGATATACagggtttttcaaaaattgtattttgttttgtaatttCTGTATGTTCTCGAACTCCTTCGTTATTTGTGGCTCGATTCTTATGCAAAAGGtctcattttatttcaaattttacgaGAATTGCTGCTATGGGTTTGGTTTTTTGATATACAgggtttttcataaattattaatatttttttaatcgtgaTCTACGTCATTTCTGGTCCGTAAAtcaagcaaatttttttattttattgcaaaagtGCCTTATTTTCGATATGAATCaatgtataaatcaatataagaTTGCCTAATTTTGccaatgaatttttttagattgattttcataaaaacaaaagcgtTTGTATAATCGCGTGATCTACATCGTCATTTGTGGCCCGAATCTCAAGCAAATGGTCTCATTTTAATCCAAATTTAACGAGTAAAGCTGCCATTAGTTTTGTTTTtccatatacagggtgtttcatTTATGGACtttcatttcttaaagttacgccaaacatttatgaaacaatCTGTTTATGGAAATGAAGAAATGTagaaaacaatgtaaaatattttttacatatatagggtttttcaaaaaactatatgtataaaaaatatcttacgAGATAATTTTGGTCTTTTGAGTAGTGATGCGAATGGTCTCAGTGAATTCCATCCTTATATATTAGAACTTTTTTGTAGAACTAACATTACTTTACGTATCgcataattttaaagcaacaccctgttttttgtaaaaaaaaagaataaatcgatcaatatttaagttaataattttatatttacaggtttttttaaaaattatctttatattaactAGTAACGGATAAGCATGTGTATGACCGCGAACGGGAGAGGTTCAatggcgcacagtacaattggacacgttgcaattgcccaccgtgctattagacacgaaataTTGCGCATcgttcaattggacacagttcgattacGCACAGTTCGATTgaacacagttcgattggacacagttcgattgcgcacagttcgattggacacagttcgattggacacagttcgattgtgcatcgttcgattggacacagttcgattgcgcaccgttcaattgcgcaccgttcagtgGCACAttgttcaattgcacaccgtccaattaaacgcatattaaattcatacattatggctgcgtttgcaatgtgtacataggttagcgacttggacggtgTGGGtgcaccccccgtgtgtgtgtatgtgtgtgtgtgtgtgtgtgtgtgtaaagcattcactgcaccacatcggtttgcgacttaaatggtgtgcaattgaacggtgcgcaattgaccAGTGTGCAATTGGacagtgtgcaattgaacggtgcgcaattgaacggtgtgcaactgaacggtgcgcCACTGAACAGTGCGCCACTGAACGGTGCGCCACTGAACAGTGCGCCACTGAACGGTGCGCCACtgatcggtgcgcaatcaaacggtgcgcaatcgaacggtgcgcaacccaggtagcaagcccacgtcattttgacgtcccaaaatggtcatatctggtcatatgtcgtcaaaatgaccatttttttgcatgacctaaaattgacgtcatgatgacgtcatttcgaagtcatatttcagtcatgatctgacgattattttcccagacagcacacatccaaaatcgggacataaagacgtcattaagacgtattttagacacggtctaaagcggTGTTTATACAATGAAATTTAAGGCGTAAAGCATAtcatataagcatattatattcaactttaaaaaaacttttttaagaaaacatttagatatcttggaaataatttcaaaatgatcaaattaaccatttgaacgcttcaaagtcttagtgctaaatagatcgcaatttccatcaaattattaaggttatggaaaaagttaaatttaacaatgaaattaataagtaaataagttaatgctatttatttttaatatgttttgcaaaatttaattgcttttataaaaaataatataattgcgacagtttataacatataggtatatgtagacaataacaagtacccatatcgatgattcaaactggcgtagcagatagagtacaaggtttgtaatcctaaggtcccgggttcaaaacctaccagcggcaagtaagaataaaataaaataatataatttaaatttaattaattaataaaaatttgtcccaaatttagtacgtactgttgataagaataataaaaaaaaaaagaaatttttattttattttttaatctctagttgcattttaaagatatccgatttaagaaatcttttagatattaagtttcatgatatctttctgttctcaaaaaacgacgcattggttaacattctgacattatatgttatcttttagaagtctctttatgttatcattttcagaaacaggatatcttttagagatctttttgacaacatattgttcacgtcattctatgacgtcaaaatacggtatatttcatgacgtcaggaatttgtaacatttaaccgtcattttaacgtcataagggcgtcatttcgtgacgtcaagaatcgtcagtaaatgaccattttgggacgtcaaaatgacgtgagcttgctacctgggaattgaacggtgcgcaatcgaactgtgtccaatcgaacggtgtccaatcgaacggtgtccaatcgaactgtgtcaaaacgaactgtgcgcaattgaacgatgcgcaattgaacgatgtgcaacgtttcgtgtctaatagcacagtgggcaattgcaacgtgtccaattgtactgtgcgccaATGAAGGCCTCTCGCCCTGGGTTTGGATTTaccatatacagggtgtttcatTTAAGAACTAACATTTCTTAAAGccaaatatttatgaaacaacctgtatatggaaatgaataaataaataaatcaatgtaaaatgttattatttacatatacagggtttttctaaaatctatatatataagtttggTTGTCTGTATGTcccaataatttttgtcatttgaTGTCCGATCCGCATGCAAATAGtctcattttgttttaaattacttcCGGATTAAAATTAGgagtttgtttttaacatatacagggtattttttaaatctatatataatgaCTACCAAAAGTTCCGGGCCacctaaataatttttgaatgatTTGAAATatagaattgaaatttatataggGATACAATGGGATCACAAAgtctattatttaataacaaaaatatctatttctgCACTCCTGCggggcgggggagggggaagcAAAAACTTAAACGGCATGTGGAGTTGAGTAAGAGCTCATTTGAAAGGGCTTTCCAAGACGAAAACAACGCGAGGTCGCCGAGATGTCCATGATTTTTTTACGCAGAGTTATGATCATTTAAGGATTTCTATTGAGATTTTGCGATAGCGAGAGCCCACAACGACAACAGAAAGAAGATAAGGCGTGGGGTTTTTATCTCTGCtaacacaaacacacacgGGGACGCACGCCCGCCCGCCCGCACGCCCGCACGcccacacgcacgcacgtacgcacgcacgcacacacatatacagagagagagagaggaagagggagtgaaagagagagagaaagggagaaagagggggcagaggggaagagagaaagagattaaTTGATACATTTATGTCCAAACATAGGCTAAAGGGCAAagtacccagtgaacacattttacagcggcaatataacatggaagttacatgtaatttaacattgttattcttgtgatatgtaggtgctatatgacatggaaataacctgttacgtaatatttgttatacgcaagtgatttagctgttatacatcgttttggcgttacagttattcaacaaaaattgtataatcgtaacataacacgttcgtatcaatgttattacggaacgatgcgtcgtagttgactcagaaatcagacattataacatcctgaatgacagatctatttaataataaaaaaaattattataaagataatgttttcaaaaataacggtttgtctacaattactgcgcacaaaaaatgcacaaaatctaaattcatcatgtgctgaacaaaaacataataataaaggtatatactattcaatttttcttagaattatgatctatatagttaaccatctaattaatcatttgaacgcttcaaagattagtgctaaatagatcgcaatttccatcaaattattaaggttatggaaaaagataaatttaacaatgaaattaataagtaaataaattaatgttatttatttttaatgttttgcaaaatttaattgcttttataaaaaataatatagtcgcgtcagtttacatataggtatatgtagacaataacaagtacccatatcgatgagtcaaattggtgtagcaggtagagtacaaggttcgtaattctaaggtcccgggttcaaacctagcagcggcaagtaagaataaaataaaaaataacataattaaaatttaattaattaataaaaatatattctaaatgtagtacgtgctgttgataaaaataatttcaaaaaaatgaaatttttattttattttatttttctttgtaactgttgtgtaacggttaaataattataacatgttatattgctgagccggaaattgtaacttacatgtaagttacgtgtaatttcagagtaacgtaacctgttatattcggttacattgctgttacactgctgctatattactgtgttcattGGGTATGTTAATAAAGGTTTGGAAACATTATAAGACAAAAAAGCGAACTGAAACGCAAGAAGATGTAACGCAAGATAAGAATTACAATGACAACCCTAAGAGCAAAAAGTCGACTTTATATCGACTTCTAGTCGACTACATCGTAACTGTGACTTGACGTAAAGTCGACTTTTTTAAAGACGAAAGTCGACTTGAAGTCGGCGAATGTCTAAGAAACGCCAACTAAAGTCGACTTTCCGTCATAACAAAAAGTTGATTTTCCGTCAATTTTAAACGTCAGATTTCAGTCAACTTTCTATGCAGGGGATCTATTCTGTACTGTCTATCGACAACTATCGGTGTCGTTGCGCAGATATTTTACATAGCAAAAAGCTTGCACAACTACACTGATAGTTGTTGGTAGCCGGTACAGAATAGAGCCCCAGGTCGAAAACGCGGAAATTTTAGAtggaagtatatttttaaggttATGAGTAGATGTTTTACTCGTCCTGTCAAATATGAGGAAAAGTTTTCGGGAATTATCAAAATACCAGAGAAATAGACGTACTTTGCTGCTTTATCATCGTAATTCTGAAcctatagaaataaaaaaaataaaataaaaatttcattttttttttaattatttttatcaacagtacatactaaatttaggacaaatttttattaattaaatttaaaatatattattttattttatttttacttgccgctggtaggttttgaacccgggaccttaggatgacgatcaacctactctatctgctatgccaatttgact
This DNA window, taken from Monomorium pharaonis isolate MP-MQ-018 chromosome 6, ASM1337386v2, whole genome shotgun sequence, encodes the following:
- the LOC105836770 gene encoding elongator complex protein 6, which codes for MTNSMAIVCNILGIDRVTMNNKTILIEEQHGTNANFLINAILSHALKRLNAGICLVHCHNTFGHYHNIGMRLGYNLLNLKEKGQITVVEPMKIIANNITDTCENSTNRTKTIPNVTSKDHVDIARRLFECIEEKYNEVARLTKSVILIIDDINHLLNLGLSVRDIMYFMRYLRSFILSCPLSQLCILAHVYQENWTSNANIIANALKYTAHLCVTTQSFKTGHSIDLSGKLIVCWKTDSIRSKYHWPKEIVHLFKLLDWQVKICAPGAVSILS